The Calditrichota bacterium genomic sequence CTGTTGCTTAACCCGGCAAAATTGACCGGCGCCTGTGGGCGGCTGAAGTGCTGTCTTGCCTTTGAAGTCGATAATTACGAAGGGGTCTGTCCAGTGGGTGCGCTGCGCTTTTCCGAACTGATGACTGAGGAAATAGGTGACCTTCCAAACGAGTAGTTACTTACTGATTGAAACGGGACTTTGGTGGCAGGGTAGATCATATCCATGACCCGATACATTACGACCCCGCTCTACTACGTTAACGACGAGCCACACATCGGACATGCCTACACGACCATCCTGGCCGACGTCCTGACTCGTTATCACCGTCTCTTTGGAAACGACGCGAGGTTTCTGACCGGGGTCGACGAGCATGGGCAGAAGATCCTCGAGGCGGCGGCGAAGACAGGACTAACACCGCAGGCGCATTGCGATGCGATGGCTTCGCGTTACACCGGTATCTGGCAGGCTCTCGGAATCGAATACGACGTATTCTTCCGGACGACGCACCCTGAGCACCAGAGATTTGTGCAGGATGTGCTCTCGCGTTTGATGGTGAAAGGCGACATCTACACCGGTGAATATGCCGGTTGGTATTGCACCCCCGATGAGCGTTTCTGGACTGAGAAAGACCTCGTCGACGGCAACTGTCCGTTATGCGGACGACCGGTCGAGCATCTGGTCGAGAAGAACTATTTTTTCCGGATGGGTGCCTATCAGAATTGGCTCATCGACTACATCGAACAGCACCCCGATTTTGTTCGTCCTGGATCGCGCCGCAATGAAGTGCTCGGTTTCCTCCGCCAGCGATTGGGCGACCTCTGCATCTCGCGGCCGGTAGAGCGACTGTCGTGGGGGATTCCCCTGCCATTCGATCCCCGGTATGTAACCTATGTCTGGTTCGACGCACTCTTCAATTACATCAGCGCAACGAGGATCCATTCGCCGCTGAAGGAGTCCGACTGGCCGGCCGACTTGCACCTAATCGGCAAGGACATCCTTACGACGCACGCCGTTTATTGGCCGATTATGCTCCACGCCGCCGGATACGAGCCGCCCCGTTCGATACTGGCACATGGTTGGTGGCTCACCGATCGCGGCAAGATGTCGAAATCGCAGGGCCGTGTTATTCGGCCGCTCGAACTGACCGAAAAGTATGGCGTCGATGCGGTGCGCTACGTCCTGATGCGGGAAATGACTCCCGGCGCCGATGCGGTCTTTGCGGAAGAACTGTTGATCGAGAGATACAACAGCGAACTTGCCAACGACCTCGGCAACCTCTATAGCCGGCTGGCTAAACTGTGGCACAAGTTCGACTGCGCGAGTCTTCAATCGGGCCAGCGATCTCACCCCTGGCCGGTCGAGTCAGATCTCGAGGAGAAGATTGCAGCGCTTCACCGGGAAGTCCGATATGAGATAGAGGAGGAGATTCGCCCTCCTGCGGCTGTAGAGAAGATTCTCAGTGTGGTGCGGGGACTCAACCGGCAGGTCGAAGTCTGGGCGCCCTGGAAGCGTGGGAACGACGATCCGGCAGGACTCGCAGCGTCGCTCGAATGGGCGCTGCGCTCCCTCGACCTGGCGGCGGGGCTTCTCGCTCCCGTGATGCCGGCCCGGATGGGGCTATTGCACGAGGCTATAGGCATCGGCCCGAAGGGTGTTTCACCCCGTGTTGACGTTACGCTCTTCCCCCGAATTGAGACCAAGCGTGAAACAACCGATGCCGCCAGGGTCGGTAAATCGGCAGCGAAGCCTGTCCAATCCGAGTCTCCACAGATTGGTATGGATGACTTTGCACGCCTTGACTTGCGCGCCGGAGTGATTGTCGAAGCGGAGTCCATCCCCGGCGCCGACAAGTTATTGAAACTACAGGTCGATCTTGGCTACGAGCGCCGCCAGATCGTCGCCGGCATCGCCAAGTCCTATGCTCCGCATGATCTTGTCGGTCGCCGGATCGTCGTTGTAGCCAACCTGAAGCCGGCATTACTGCGCGGCATCGAGTCGTCGGGCATGTTACTAGCGGCAAGCGACGGCAGCCGGCACTATCTCATTGGACCCGATGGCGACGCGCCGGTGGGTAGCAGGGTCAAATGAAGAGAGTTGGCAAGCGATTCGAGGCAGCAGAAGACCTGTGACGGTTCCGGAATACGACGAGGAACGGTACGGCTTCCTGTCTTTGGAAGGATCGGGTTAAGGTTCGGCACGGATCATCGGGGGTGCTGAAGCCTCGTTTCTGGGGCTGCTGTCCAAAAAGTTCCGCAAGGTAGTTCATTGGGACTGGGAGCCACTCCGATTAGATCACATTCGCCAAGTCATCGAGAATCCCGGCATCGGCCTTTCTCAATTAAGGCACTTGTCGATCGACCTGCCGCTGCCTGACGACTTACGCCTGATAGTTTCGTTCTGGGGACTGCGCAATATCGGCGATCCAGATGAACTGATCGGCAGGCTGAGGGACGCGCTTCGCCCCGAAGGAATGGCGGTGTTTATCGAGTCGGCCGAACGTCCGGCATTGCCGGGTCAGCAATTGAGCCTCGACATCCTCGCCATGCAACTTGAACTTCGGGCCTTGTCGGGCGCGCCGGCCCGTGCCATCCTCCCGATTCAAATAGTCGATGGGCAACTTCCCGAAGTCGAGTGGCGTCGTCAACGAATTGGGTCTTTACCGATCCCGACCTGCTGATGACAGGCGACTTTTGGTTAGCGGAAGGTGAGCGGCTGGGTCGAATGCTTGACCGGGGGCGGGAAGGCCTTGACGAAGATGCACGCAAGTCGATCCAGAGCAGATTGAAGTCGGTAATGAAGTCGGCGGTTAAACTGCCCCCGGCGACGCCGCCCTTTTCGGTAGCAACTTTGATTCGCCGGGCATCGATTGCGACTTTTGCTACTCAGACTTCCGGTTCTTCCCGGTCTCTCGCACCCGAACCTTCCGGGTATGCTGTTTAGAGATTTCAGTAGGGCGATGCTTCCGGGCAACTGTTACATGATGGGCCGGAAGGACTGCGGACTCACGAATTGATGGCTCTTCTGGTCGGAGCCCGAGGGGAAAGGATCACTCCGTCACCAGAGTCGATGGAACTGGCTCAAAGGATCACCAACGGCTATGGCTTGAAAGCCCTCACCGCGGAACGCAATCCGGGTCGCATCGCCGAACTTTTCGGCATTCCGGTCCGGACAGCCTTTGAGATCGTCGCGGCGGTTGAACTGGGTAGGCGTCTCTTTGCCGAGTCGGATCGTCGCAATCCTTTCATCCGGACGCCGGAAGACTCCTATCATCACCTGAGCGATATGGCTTCGCTGAAGAAGGAGCAATTGCGCGGTCTATACCTCAATGTGCAGAGTCGGCTTATCCACGAGGAGGTCATATCGATCGGGACTTGTCGAGGTCGCTGGTGCATCCCAGCAAAGTTTTGCTCCGGCGATGGAGTATGCAGCCCACAGCCTGATTCTTGCTCACAACCACCCATCAGGCGATTTGGTGCCGTCGGAGCATGACATTATGATTACCCGCCAAATCGCACAAGCCGGGAGGGTGATCGGCATCGAACTGCTCGACCACATTATCGTCGGTGCGAGGGGGTTCGCAAGCCTTCGGCAACAAAAGGTTGTTTGATGAACGCCTTACATTTCAAGAACATAGCGGAAAACATTATTGTCTGAATACCGACCGCAGGAAAGCATGGACGAGAGCATCGATGCGGCTTCCTCCGAATTCGCATCGGAGGCGTCCGACGACGCAGCGACAGAGCAGCCCAAGATCGATTGGAAGAGCCGGCGGATTGCACCGCACTGGTCGCTGCTTGCCGCCGCGCTGGTGCTCTTTGCCTTTCTCGTCGATGCCCTGCGCGACCACCTGAGTCCGCTTGCGATGTCGGTCGGCATACTACTATTGCTCTATCCTTCGCGCCGGATCCGGGCGATCAAGCCGCTGCTCTTTCTGGCGCTGCTGGTCAGTCTGCTTGCGATTTGGTGGCGGCTCAGTTCGCTCCTGCTGCCATTTCTGATATCCTTTCTGTTAGCCTATGCACTCTCGCCGACGGTGGAGTGGTTCGTTCGACGCGGCATGCCGCGATTATTGGTAATACTGGTCATTGCACTCGTGGTGTTGGGCTCCATGATAGGCGGGGGGATTCTGATCTTCCCGCGACTCTGGCTCGAAGTGAACCATTTGGCAGAGGTCGTTCCGGAGTGGATCGAGTATATCCGGGACTGGGGTGAGGGGGTGCTTCTGCCCTGGCTGTCGGCGTTTAACTTTCCGGTCGAATCACTCTGGGGCGAGGTGAAGCCTCGTTTGCCAGGGCTACTGCAAAACGTCCTTCGCGGCGTCGTTGACTGGAGCGGTGAAGCGCTTTCGGGGGTGCTCGACTTTGCTGCCGGGCTCTTCAATCTGATCCTGATACCGGTTGTTACGATCTACCTTCTCAATGACTTCCCGCGTCTTAGACGATGGATCTATGGCCTCTTCCCGGAGAATTTCAAGGTCGATGCTTTGGCGGCCTATCACGGACTGAATGAAGCGATGTCGGCTTACCTACGGGGGCAACTTCTGGTAAGTCTCTTCTTGGCGCTTTGGATTGGAGGAGGATTGGTCTTGATTGCGCAACTGCCGTATGGACTGATCCTCGGCGCTGCAGCGGGACTGTTCAACCTCATCCCCTATGTTGGGACAACAGCGGCCCTTATACTGACCCTGGTGGTATCGTTCTTTCAGCCCGATCCGGTAGTTACGGCGCTGACGGCGCTGGCGATCTTCGTTACCGGTCAGACGATTGAAGGGAACTTCCTGACGCCGCGACTGGTCGGCGACCGGGTTGGTCTTCATCCGATAGTTGTGATCTTCATAGTATTGCTTTTTGCGACGCTCTTCGGACTGATCGGTATGCTGGTGGCCATACCAACCGGCGCAGCAGCGCGGGTCCTCTGGGATGTTTGGGCCGCGCGACGCCGACGCATCGAATTGAACTTGAGTTGAATCACAATAGAGGGTCCCGATGGTGCGTATCTTATCATATACCTCGGGCAAATCGTCAGATTGATGTTGTAGCATTTGACTACAAGCGGATTCACAATATCGGCTTTTGCCGGGAAGCGGTTGCTCATTGTCGAAGATGAGGAGATGGCGCGCGAGGTTCTCGTGCAGGCGCTTGAGGCGATGGGATTCGACACGCTTGCGGCAGGCAACGGCCGTGAGGCGCTTGAAGTGCTCAAGAGCAATGAAGTGGATCTCATCGTGAGCGACATCTATATGCCGCTAATGAATGGACTCGACCTGCTGCGGACTTTGCGTCAGGAGGGGTCTTCGGTGCCGGTCATATTGATAACCGGCTTCGACCCGACCGATGCTTATCAAATAGCCCGCGAGCACGGCGCCAGCGGGATATTAGTCAAACCATTCAGGTTGATGCAATTAAGGGGGGCAATCGACGATGTTTTTGCAGCGCAGACGGGCGTTTGACAGTGCTGCGCAACCAGGCACCAGTCTTGTGAGGGCGGTTTGAACCCGCCCTCTTTCGTGTTTTGGGATACGATTAGATAGGAACTTCAGGTGGGAAGGGTCCCGCCTTCATAGTGCTACAGGTTGGGATCAGTCCTTGAAGGTGGGATTAGGTTCTTCCGGGCTGGCACCGAACGAAATCGACATGGGGATATAATCCGCCCGGGTGATTTCGCCTTCTTCATCGGGCGCCGGCTCGATCTCCGGCAGGGGGCCGGGATCAAATTCGGGTGGATCGGTTTCCTGAGACGAGCCGACTGTCGCGGACTCATTATGGTCTTGATGCGGTGAGTCGGATTCGTAACGGTTTTCTGGATTACGTTCAAAATCGCCTTCCAAGTGTCCACTCTGCCCTCGGCGAACATTCGCAAAACACTCCCGGCAGTAGATCGGACGTCCCGAGACCGGTTTGAAAGGCACCTGCGTCGGTCTCCCGCACGATGCGCAGGTAACTTCGGTCCATTCACGGGTGCGGGAAGAGGGATGTCGTCCAACTCCGGTGCCCCGGCCCGACCGATCGACTCCCGCTTCACCCTGATGCACTCCGGTCGACTCAGCTTCAGCGGCTTCGCGCTTGCGCCGTGCCCGGCATTCGCTGCAATGACGAGGCTCCGCAAAGCCCTTGGAGGCATAGAATTCCTGATCCTTCACCGACCAGACAAATTCCCGGCCGCAGGTGCGGCAAACCAGCGTCCTGTCCTGTGTAGTCATAGATCTACTCCTGACCGGTGATGGTTAGCCGGTCGTCCCAGTGATTGAGCCAGTTTATCCCTAAGTCCACCGAATGAGCCATTGGAAAGCAGAACGACGATGCCGTCCGGCGGGCAATCTGTCGTAACCCCCTGCTCCAGATCGTCAAGATTGGAAGCGATGAAAGCCGATGATCCCGCAGATGCAAGATCGGCAGCCAGTTGAGTCCTGTCGAGCCGGTCGTCAGGAGGCAGTTGCTCTTCCCGGTGCAAAGGTGCTACGAAGACCCGGTCGGCAATAGAGAGCGCTGCGGCTAATTCGTGTTGAAAGAACCTGCGCACCATCGTGTTGCTGCGCGGCTCGACAAGAGCCCAGAGCGGTCGCTTGGGATGCAATGACCGTAGCGTTTCGAGCGTCGCCCGGATAGCGGACGGATGATGGGCAAAGTCGTCATAGAGCGCGATGCCGTTGCCGGTAGGAATATGAGTCAGGCGCCGCTCGACACCGTTGAATAGGGCTATCGGACCGAGTGCCGACTCCGGGTCGACGCCAACTGCTTCAACCAGTGCCAGTGCCGCCGTGGCATTGAGCAGATTATGCCGTCCCGGGACGCATGTCTGTAATCTGAGTTCCCGTCCGTCGGGATGACGCAGGATGGCGCTTGAACCGGCAGCAGTCACCAACGGATCGCAGAGGCGATAATCGGCACTTTCACCGTATCCGTATGCGACAGGGGTAGCGTGTGCCGCCTCGACGACCCGGCCAAGCCGGAGGTCGTCGGAACAAAACACCAGACGGCCGGACCGGGGCAGGAGTCCGGCAAAGCGGCGAAAAGCCGACTCGAGTGCCGTAATGTCCGGGTAGATGTCGCTGTGATCGAATTCGAGTGAGGTCAGGATAGCGTGGAAGGGGCGGTAATGCAGGAACTTGGGACGCTTGTCGAACCATGCGGTATCGTATTCGTCGCCCTCGATCACGAACTCACCGCCAACGTCATATGCACAGGACCGTGGCAGGTCGAGCGAGGAGCCTCCCACCAGCCAGCCGGGATTGCGTCCCAGCGATCGCAGGATATGCGCGACCAAAGCCGTCGTTGTCGTCTTGCCGTGAGTTCCTGCGATGACCAGTGATCTTTTGCCGCGCAGGAACTCCGTGGCGACAAGGTCGGGAAGTGTGACGAGAGGCAAGTTACGGTCAAGCGCGGCTTCAAGTTCCGGATTGCCGCGCGAGAGGGCGTTGCCAACTACGACAATGCCGTCAGGCGGAAGATTGCCCGGTGAGTATCCTTCGCGGGTAGTTAGCCCGGCTTCACGGAGGATACGGCTCATAGGGGGGTAGCAGGCTCCATCGGAGCCGGTTACCACATTGCCGCGACTGTGGAGTGCTATCGCGACCGGCGCCATCGCCGTGCCACAGATTCCGAGAAAGTGATAGTGCAACTTGCCCTGACTCAAGGCATCCCGCTCCTGACCTATCCGTCGATACTCTAAGATACTTGATATTTAACGCCTGAGTCAAGGGTTTGTCGTTTAGGGGCGTCTTTTGTCCTGGGGGGCGAAGGGACGGGGAAAGGGTGCCCGAATAGGCGGACGCTGACCGCGCGGCCGGGAGCGCGCTCTCATGACGCCAGGTTCCGTGGACGACTCGGGATCGTCCAGATCAAACCCTCCCTTGCTCTCGCGTTCCAAGTCTTCCGGTGCAACCGGCAGGATTACTTTGAAGGTCGAGCCAATCCCCGGCACTGAATCGACCTCAATGCGGCCGCCGTATTGTGAAATCATCTGTTGCGCGGTCGAAAGCCCCAACCCGGTGCCGGACGGCTCATCGCCTTGAACGCTCCCCACCGGCGGTTTTGTGGTGAAGAAGGGATCGAAGATTCGTTCGACAATCTCGGGAGGAATCCCCCGGCCGTTGTCGGCGAAGGATATCTCGATCATACTTCCGACACGACTGGTGGATACGATGAGGCGAGGCTCTACCTGGTCGTGCATTGCGTCCATGGCGTTGTTGATGATGTTTGAGAAAGTTTGCGATAGATCGCTATAGACGGCTTGCACTCGAGGCACCAGCGGGTCGAAGTGATACTCCTTGGCGACATCGCTCTTGAAGTGGAGGTTCGCCTCCAGGAACTTCAGTTCGGTCTGCAGCAACTCGTTAACATCGATGCTTCGGAGGTGCTTGTCCTGCTCGGATCGTGACTTGGCCATCATATTACGGGTGATCTCGTCGATCTTGTCGATCTGGGAGAGGACGGCGTCAAGTTCGCGCAACTCAGGCAGGCGGCTGCGCAGCATTTGGACGTAGCCTGAGATCACCATAAGCGGACTGGCGATGTTGTGAGCGATGCCGGCGGCGAGCATCCCTATGTCGGCAAGTTTGCGCTCGTCGGCCAGGAGGTTCTCCATGAACCGCTGTCGCCGTTCCATCTCCTTCAGGTTTCGCAGATCGCTGACGACGGCGAGTGCGCCGTTTGGCTTGGAGCCTTTGAAGCGGGAACGGCTTGAGATCATCACCGGCACTTCCTCGCCATCGGCTCCAATCAGCCGGGCTTCATAGCGGTTGAATCCGCGCAGCCGGCGCAGTTCGGTTTGGTTTTGAATGAGTGTCCGGTCATGCGGCGCGACGAGGTCGATCCCCATTTTACCGACCATCTGCTTTTCCTTCATCCCGAGCATTTCAGACATAGCCGGATTGACGAACTGGCACCGGCCATCTTCATCCTCTATGAAGATGCCTTCGGACATCGAGCGAATGATGCCTTCGTTGAACTCTTTGAGCGAGCGGATCGTATTGGCGGCGTGGCGCCGGGCGGTGAGGTCGCGAGCGACATTGAGAGCCATTGCCACCTGACCGCCGATAACAACGGG encodes the following:
- the metG gene encoding methionine--tRNA ligase, with product MSMTRYITTPLYYVNDEPHIGHAYTTILADVLTRYHRLFGNDARFLTGVDEHGQKILEAAAKTGLTPQAHCDAMASRYTGIWQALGIEYDVFFRTTHPEHQRFVQDVLSRLMVKGDIYTGEYAGWYCTPDERFWTEKDLVDGNCPLCGRPVEHLVEKNYFFRMGAYQNWLIDYIEQHPDFVRPGSRRNEVLGFLRQRLGDLCISRPVERLSWGIPLPFDPRYVTYVWFDALFNYISATRIHSPLKESDWPADLHLIGKDILTTHAVYWPIMLHAAGYEPPRSILAHGWWLTDRGKMSKSQGRVIRPLELTEKYGVDAVRYVLMREMTPGADAVFAEELLIERYNSELANDLGNLYSRLAKLWHKFDCASLQSGQRSHPWPVESDLEEKIAALHREVRYEIEEEIRPPAAVEKILSVVRGLNRQVEVWAPWKRGNDDPAGLAASLEWALRSLDLAAGLLAPVMPARMGLLHEAIGIGPKGVSPRVDVTLFPRIETKRETTDAARVGKSAAKPVQSESPQIGMDDFARLDLRAGVIVEAESIPGADKLLKLQVDLGYERRQIVAGIAKSYAPHDLVGRRIVVVANLKPALLRGIESSGMLLAASDGSRHYLIGPDGDAPVGSRVK
- a CDS encoding AI-2E family transporter — translated: MDESIDAASSEFASEASDDAATEQPKIDWKSRRIAPHWSLLAAALVLFAFLVDALRDHLSPLAMSVGILLLLYPSRRIRAIKPLLFLALLVSLLAIWWRLSSLLLPFLISFLLAYALSPTVEWFVRRGMPRLLVILVIALVVLGSMIGGGILIFPRLWLEVNHLAEVVPEWIEYIRDWGEGVLLPWLSAFNFPVESLWGEVKPRLPGLLQNVLRGVVDWSGEALSGVLDFAAGLFNLILIPVVTIYLLNDFPRLRRWIYGLFPENFKVDALAAYHGLNEAMSAYLRGQLLVSLFLALWIGGGLVLIAQLPYGLILGAAAGLFNLIPYVGTTAALILTLVVSFFQPDPVVTALTALAIFVTGQTIEGNFLTPRLVGDRVGLHPIVVIFIVLLFATLFGLIGMLVAIPTGAAARVLWDVWAARRRRIELNLS
- a CDS encoding response regulator gives rise to the protein MTTSGFTISAFAGKRLLIVEDEEMAREVLVQALEAMGFDTLAAGNGREALEVLKSNEVDLIVSDIYMPLMNGLDLLRTLRQEGSSVPVILITGFDPTDAYQIAREHGASGILVKPFRLMQLRGAIDDVFAAQTGV
- a CDS encoding UDP-N-acetylmuramate:L-alanyl-gamma-D-glutamyl-meso-diaminopimelate ligase; the protein is MSQGKLHYHFLGICGTAMAPVAIALHSRGNVVTGSDGACYPPMSRILREAGLTTREGYSPGNLPPDGIVVVGNALSRGNPELEAALDRNLPLVTLPDLVATEFLRGKRSLVIAGTHGKTTTTALVAHILRSLGRNPGWLVGGSSLDLPRSCAYDVGGEFVIEGDEYDTAWFDKRPKFLHYRPFHAILTSLEFDHSDIYPDITALESAFRRFAGLLPRSGRLVFCSDDLRLGRVVEAAHATPVAYGYGESADYRLCDPLVTAAGSSAILRHPDGRELRLQTCVPGRHNLLNATAALALVEAVGVDPESALGPIALFNGVERRLTHIPTGNGIALYDDFAHHPSAIRATLETLRSLHPKRPLWALVEPRSNTMVRRFFQHELAAALSIADRVFVAPLHREEQLPPDDRLDRTQLAADLASAGSSAFIASNLDDLEQGVTTDCPPDGIVVLLSNGSFGGLRDKLAQSLGRPANHHRSGVDL